One part of the Asterias amurensis chromosome 11, ASM3211899v1 genome encodes these proteins:
- the LOC139943653 gene encoding uncharacterized protein codes for MPASATTNAMDFDAEEFQLAAVHGFVVVALPNDKTPMLKMVLKMDPVSNSHPTTSSVAKGKTKSTQYCCSSSRKTGKMPLIVQQRSLPKRMPSPMPKIVICYETGLDSKKHCEKRLPLKKRRFRKRSNIPLKHLILIPQN; via the exons ATGCCTGCCAGTGCCACTACAAATGCGATGGATTTTGACGCCGAAGAATTCCAGCTCGCAGCAGTTCATGGTTTTGTGGTCGTTGCTTTACCAAACGACAAAACTCCAATGCTGAAAATG GTGCTGAAAATGGACCCAGTATCCAATTCACATCCTACAACTTCCAGCGTTGCCAAAGGAAAGACCAAATCTACTCAGTACTGCTGTTCGTCGTCAAGAAAGACAGGAAAAATG CCTCTGATCGTCCAGCAGCGAAGTTTACCCAAGAGGATGCCATCGCCAATGCcaaaaattgttatttgttatgaaACTGGATTAGATagcaaaaaacattgtgagaaacggctacctctgaagaaacgtcgttttcgaaaaagaagtaatattccactaaaacatttgattttgatacctcagaattag